From Natrinema sp. CBA1119:
AGCAGGAGTTCGAACTGCCGGTCGGTGAGGACATCCTCGTGGGTGTGCCGAGTCGTGAGTGCTCGCCGGTGGCGATCTGCCCACTCAGTCGCGGGTTGGTTGTGATGAGACACCCATAGCCGTCCTCATGCTGAGGAATTGGGAGTACCGCTAAGTTGTGCTGAATAGAGGGCGCGAATCGGTCACCGATGAAGATCGTGATTGGCGCTGCTAGAATCGGTAGAGACACGGAGCTTGCTTACTCGCATTATTGCTGAGTATTCCAACCAAACAAGACAGTAGTATAGCGTGTCATAGAATACGTCTCACACCCTCTACCTGACGATTATACAGCTCTCAATTCGCGTATGTGGCTGTAGTTTTGCCAGTCATTGATTTTGTTCAAGAGTTGTTTCTTGAACAATTCTTGTTGAGAACCATTGTATGACACGCTCCAGTAGTAACCTATGCGGGCGGGTCTGCGTTGTCACCAAATCCACTTCCATATGATTCGATGACTTCCGTAACGGTGACCTCATAAGCATCGTACCACTCTGTCCACCGCTGTTTCGCGTCTTTGTGTTCTGAATATGGCCGTGTTTAGTTAAGCGTGAAAAGTGAGGCGGCACGATTTTGTGCTGGTCTATGGCAAAAATCGACCGCCTCAACGGTTGTAGCGACTGGATCGATTTGAGTTTTGTGGAGCGAGAGCGGACACCGCGTCAGCTAATGGAGCTCGGTATTCGACTCCACCTTGCTGGACTATCGCTTTCGAATACCGTTCGAGAACTCGAGAAGTTCGGTGTCGAGCGTTCGCGAAAGGCTGTTCACGATTGGGTACAGAAAGCTGATCTACAGCCAACAACTGATGCGAATCCGAATCACGTTGCGCTCGACGAAACCGTGATTCGAATCGATGATCACCAGTATTGGCTGTATGCTGCAGTCGATCCTGAAACGAACAGAATCCTCCATATGCGGTTATTTTCGACGACTACGACCGCATTGACTGAACGGTTTCTGCGAGAACTAATCGAGAAACACGATGTCGAAGACGCTGTGTTTCTCGTCGATGGCGCACAACATCTCCAGACAGCACTCCGCCGACACGGACTCCGATTTCGATACGAAAAACAGGGAAATCGGAACGCTGTCGAACGTATCTTTCGAGAGATAAAACGACGTACCTCTTCATTCTCTAACTGTTTCAGCCACGTCAAACCATCAACCGCAGAATCATGGCTCCAGGCCTTCGCTGTCTGGCAGAATGCTACAAACTAAACACGACCCCTGATAGGGAGGGTGGAAATAAGTCCTCCGCTGGGGCAAGTTTCTCTAGAAAGTGTTCCAGATATGGAGCTTCTTTTTGAGGATATCCGTTCGGCAGGGGATGAACCGTGGAAGATAATTGTATGGGCAATGGGCGACGACTTTGAAAAATACGAAAGTACACTCACTATAGGTCCAACGATTGATACTTATGATTGTCTAACAAAATTGCCAGAGAAACGTTTGTATGGGCTAAGGCTATCAGATGAGGGGCAACACCAAACAATCCATACGGTTTCTGTAGAACACGACATAACGATTATTCGTCTTACTGCGACGGCTTACAAGGAAGAACTTTTAGCTCGATTTCCGTCACGCGATGCAGTTGTTCATTTGCGAAAGGCTTGTCTTGAACGGAATCGACGATTCGAATTGCTTAACCTCTATGAAGAAAAATCGGTAAAGAAGGATGGGGGCCTTGAAAGCCGATACGGTATTACGACCGGGCAAAAGGAGGCTCTTCTTACTGCTCTTGAAAAAGGCTATTTCAATGTACCGAGGGAAACAACAATGGATGAGATCGCTGAGGAACTCTGCATCTCTACATCCGCTCTGTCAACTCGGCTTCGGCGTGGACAGCAAGCACTGCTTCTCAATACATTAGCCTAAGGGGAGACCATATAAACTCCGGAGAGGGTGAGGCCGATGAAATACAGACACCGACGTTTGACTATCAAGTGATGACACCGAGCTTGATACAGAACAAACCACCAGTAAACGCAGTAACCGAAGCCGTAGCAGAAGCAACCGACAGTAACCCACTGGAACTTCCTCCGCTATACGACGCTATAGACCCAGACGCATTGAATACACTATTCAATGGATCCGAAACGAACATCCAAGTGCTATTCCAATACGCAGGTTTCGAGATAGTAGTACAAGATGGGGAGGTTGAGATAGAACCACTTCAGGGAGAGTTCTGATTTTGAGGCTTCAGCACATAAGTGGAGGAGTTTATTGACATTCATTCTAACTGAATAGTCCTGTTGCTCACTTTGCTGATCATATTCAAGAACGTTAATAGACCATAATCCGCGTTAACCAAATATGAGTTCGTGCTGAATTCATGCCTTTTACTTATCACGCTTCCGTGGAAATAGCTTGGGTCTGATAGAATCCTCGTTGCTCGATAAGCACACGTAGTTGCCGTTCAGTACAGGCCGAGGAGTTACCGCTGCCAGCATCCGCGAGCGAAGCGAGCGGTTTGCTACGAGAGAGCATCGCTCTCTCGTCACTGAGCCGAGCTTCGCTCGGCGAGGTCCAAAAGAGCGCTCTGCGCTCTTTTGAAGATCACGAAAGCGCGCTGAGCGCTTTCGAACGACACCGCCGGAGCGGGCGAAGCCCGCGGAGGCGGCCTTTTTAGCGTAGATTTTTGCGCCGAGTGGTTCCGAACGAAGTGAGGAATCCCGAGGCGGAAAAAGGTACTTGCGCACACCTACGTAATGGATAGTTCACCATAACCTGGATGAAGAAAACCCTAGGAATTGTCCTCTACTCTTTCGAACGTTGCAGAGTGAAAAGGGGAAGTTAGCCCCTTGGTTCGCCGTCTAAGATCGTCCCAGCGGTGGTGGTGCTCACGGAAGCGAGTCCGCTCCTTGATCTACCTCCAGTACATAGTCAGCTACTGGAAGCAGATCATGACCAAGCATGTAACCAATCCACATAGTCGTTCGCCTCACGATCGCAAGCCACCTACGGGGGTAGTTATGTTGCTTGGAAAGAAACTCGGATGAGGAGCGGATCAGAGGCTATTGCTTACAGATCAAGCCCGCCGTTGATGTCGATAACCTCACCGGTAATATAGCCCGATTCCTCGCTGGCAAGGTAGCGAACAAGCCCTGCAATCTCGCTCACGTGAGCGAACCGCTCAAGCGGGATATCCGCACGGAGATCGTCCTGAATCTCGTCCGGAATCGCTTCGACCATCTCCGTCAATGTGAAGCCGGGTGCGATACAGTTCGCCGTTGCTCCTGCATCCGCCAATTCGAGTGCGAGCGACCGGGTGAAGCCGAACAGCCCGCTTTTCGCCGCCGCATAGTTCGCTTGGCCGACGTTCCCCTGTTTCCCGATCACGCTCGAGATACTGATAACCCGTCCATCGTCGACGGTAGCTAAATCGTCGTAGAATGCCTTGGTGCAATTGAACGACCCGTGGAGGGAGACATCGATCACACGGTGCCAGTCCTCATGACTCATATTGGCGAGCGTGCAATCGGCTGTGATCCCGGCGTTGTTGACGAGGACGTCGATCGGCCCAAACGAGTCCTGAATTGCCTCGCGCATCGCATCGACCTCATCACGGTTCGTGACATCGGCTTGGACCGGATGGGCCGTTCCCTCGGTCTCAGCGTCCGTGATCACGTCAGCGACCTCGTGGGCGGCAGCCTCCGACGACCGATAGTTCAC
This genomic window contains:
- a CDS encoding IS6 family transposase — its product is MAKIDRLNGCSDWIDLSFVERERTPRQLMELGIRLHLAGLSLSNTVRELEKFGVERSRKAVHDWVQKADLQPTTDANPNHVALDETVIRIDDHQYWLYAAVDPETNRILHMRLFSTTTTALTERFLRELIEKHDVEDAVFLVDGAQHLQTALRRHGLRFRYEKQGNRNAVERIFREIKRRTSSFSNCFSHVKPSTAESWLQAFAVWQNATN
- a CDS encoding helix-turn-helix domain-containing protein produces the protein MELLFEDIRSAGDEPWKIIVWAMGDDFEKYESTLTIGPTIDTYDCLTKLPEKRLYGLRLSDEGQHQTIHTVSVEHDITIIRLTATAYKEELLARFPSRDAVVHLRKACLERNRRFELLNLYEEKSVKKDGGLESRYGITTGQKEALLTALEKGYFNVPRETTMDEIAEELCISTSALSTRLRRGQQALLLNTLA
- a CDS encoding HalOD1 output domain-containing protein, translating into MTPSLIQNKPPVNAVTEAVAEATDSNPLELPPLYDAIDPDALNTLFNGSETNIQVLFQYAGFEIVVQDGEVEIEPLQGEF
- the fabG gene encoding 3-oxoacyl-ACP reductase FabG; protein product: MSVKQKERPPELEQPSRQPLAGRTCLVTGGSCGIGRGIARELGRHGATVIVNYRSSEAAAHEVADVITDAETEGTAHPVQADVTNRDEVDAMREAIQDSFGPIDVLVNNAGITADCTLANMSHEDWHRVIDVSLHGSFNCTKAFYDDLATVDDGRVISISSVIGKQGNVGQANYAAAKSGLFGFTRSLALELADAGATANCIAPGFTLTEMVEAIPDEIQDDLRADIPLERFAHVSEIAGLVRYLASEESGYITGEVIDINGGLDL